Within Winogradskyella helgolandensis, the genomic segment TTAGCGTATGGAATGGAAACCGCATTTTTTAGGTTTTTCAATAAAGAAGACAATCAAGACAAAGTAACAAGTACGTCTGCCATTTCATTAATACTTAGCTCGTTTGCGTTACTAGGAATTGCTTTTTTATTTAGAAATCAGATTTCAACACTCATCAATATAGAACTTCAGTATCTCAATTTAGTATTTGTCATTTTACTGTTAGATGCATTAGTTATCATTCCATTTGCTTGGTTACGGGCAACTGCTAGACCCATGCGTTACGCAATCCTTAAGATATTAAACGTCGCGGTTAATTTAGGATTGAATGTATTCTTATTGCTGTATTTAAAAGATTTAGCAGAAGGTAATTCGGTTTTAGATCAAATTTATAAACCAGATTTTGAAATCAGTTACATCTTTATTTCTAACTTAATTGCAAGTGGATTAACATTATTACTTTTATTGCCATTTTATACCAAAATTAAATTCACATTTGATTCTATATTATGGAAAAAGATGATGCGATACGCGCTGCCAGTTCTTATTGCAGGTGTTGCATATTCTGTAAACGAAACTTTTGATCGTATTCTACTAGATTACTTATTAGATCCTGCTGTAGCCGAAAAACAAATAGGTATGTACTCAGCATGTTATAAACTCGCGTTATTCATGACCTTGTTTGCGACAGCTTTTCGTTTGGGAATAGAACCTTACTTTTTTAGCCATTCTAAAACCGAAAACCCACAAAAGAATTATGCTAAGATCTTAGAATATTTTGTAGCCTTAGGCTCAGTTATTCTTTTAGTAGTCATAGTTTTTGCAGATCTTTTAAAATCCTATATCATTTTAAGCGAAGCCTATTATGAAGCCATGTGGATTGTACCTTTTATTTTGCTAGCCAATTTCTGTTTGGGTATTTATCACAACCTTTCAGTTTGGTATAAAATAACGGACCGTACTAAGTATGGTGCTTATATTTCAATCGCTGGAGCCATAGTAACACTAGCATTAAATTATATATTAATTCCTGTAATTGGTTTTAAGGGTTCAGCTATAGCAACACTTTCAGCCTATTTACTAATGATGGTGTTGTCCTTTTATTACGGAAGAAAATACTATCCGATTCCTTATAATTTGAAGAAAATAGGTTTATATCTAGTGGTTTCAACGTTGTTTTCCTTTATATTTTTCTATAACTATCGAGAAAATTATATGATCGGAATTGCGATGTTAATTGTATTTTTGGGATTAGTTATTCTTCTTGAAAAGAAGGAATTAAAACAAGTATTGAAACGCTAATCGTTTTGTCTCTTTGAGTATAATCGGAAGGCTAGAACAAATAGAAGAAATTAATGAAGATCAAAATAATAAATAAATCGAGTCACGCTTTACCACATTACGAAACTATCGCATCTGCTGGTATGGATTTACGCGCTAACTTATCGGAATCTAGAATTTTAAAACCTTTAGAACGCAGTATTGTTGGTACTGGCTTATATATAGAATTACCGGTTGGTATTGAAGCACAAGTAAGGCCAAGAAGTGGGTTAGCTGCAAAACAAGGTATAACCGTTTTAAATGCGCCAGGAACAATAGATGCCGATTATAGAGGAGAGATAGGTGTAATTTTAGTTAATCTTTCAAACGAAGATTTTACAATTAATAATGGCGAACGTATTGCACAACTAGTCATCGCCAAACATGAACGTGCAGAATGGTTAGATTCTATAGAATTATCTGATACCGATAGAGGAGAAGGCGGTTTTGGAAGCACGGGAGTTGGATGACCAATTCTCGCGAACGCGGGAATCTCAGAATAAAATAGCATGAAATATTGGTATGTCTATATAATGGCAAACAAGCCAAATGGAGTAATTTATATAGGAGTAACAGATAATATTGAAGAAAGAGTAAAAGAACATAAGTTAAAAGTTTATCCTAAATCATTTACTGCAAAGTATAATTGCGATAAGTTAGTTTATTTTGAAGATTTTGAAAATGGAAAAGAAGCTGAAAAGCGTGAAAAAAACTTTAAAAAATGGAAAAGAGTTTGGAAAGTTGAATTAATAGAAGAAATGAATCCAAGTTGGTCTGATTTAAGTACCAACTGGAATTTGAATTTTAATAAAATTAGAGATAAATAGATAGAGTCCTGTTTTTCAGGAATTAAGTTTAATATTAAAAAGATACCTGCTTTCGCAGGCATATGTTATGAAAATAATAGTACCAATGGCAGGCCGAGGATCTCGCCTCAGACCACATAGTTTAACCGTACCAAAACCATTAATTCCTGTTGCAGGTCAACCGATAGTACATCGTTTAGTTAAGGATATCGCTAAAGTTTTAAAGCAACCTATTGAAGAAATTGCTTTTGTTCTTGGTGATCCAGCATTTTTTGGAGATGATGTGGTAGATAGTTTAACGGAACTTGCTGAAGGTTTAGGTGCAAAAGCATCCATTTACAGACAAGATCAGCCATTAGGAACTGGTCATGCTATTATGAGTGCTAAGCCTTCGTTATCTGGTCCTGCTGTGATTGCTTATGCAGATACATTGATTAGAGCTGAATTCGATTTAGATCCAACAGCAGATAGTGTCATTTGGACAAAGTGTGTTGCAAATCCTGAAGCCTACGGAGTTGTAAAATTAGATGATGACAAAAACATCGTTGAATTAGTAGAAAAACCAGAAACCTTTGTAAGTGATCAAGCTGTAATAGGTATCTATTACTTTAAAGATGTAGCGGATTTAAAAGATAAATTACAAGAGGTTTTAGATGAAAATGTGATGAATGGTGGAGAATACCAAATTAATGATGGTATTAAACGCATGATGGCAGACGGAAAAATCTTCAAAACAGGAACTGTTGACGAGTGGATGGACTGTGGAAACAAAGCTGTTACTCTAGAAACCAACGCTAAAATGTTAGGGTTTTTAAAGGCAGATAATGAGGAGCAATTAATTGATGATTCTGTCGTTTTAGAAAATTCAAAAATCATTGAGCCGTGTTATATTGGAAAAGGAACGGTTTTGAAAAACACAACGATTGGACCTTATGTGTCCATAGGTAAAAATTGTGTAATAGAAAATACGACCGTTAAAAATAGCTTAATACAAAACCAAACCACTATTAAAAACGCTAATTTAGACGAAGCTATGATTGGTAATCACGTAAAGTATAATGGTGAGTTTACTAAGATTAGTATTGGTGATTACACCATTATGGAATAATTATTGAAATAGAATAATCTCGCTATTCAAATGAAGCAATCATGTATATCGTATTGTACACAATTACAGTAAAACCCAACCAAGAAGACAACTTTATTGAAGCTTGGAAAGGGTTAACAACATTGATTTACAAATACGAAGGAAGTTTAGGGTCTAGATTACATAAAAAGGATGCCCTAAACTTCTTTGCATATGCACAATGGCCTGATAAAAATACGTTTGATAATGCTGGGAACAATTTACCAGAAGAAGCTAACTATTTCAGAAATATAATGAAGGCCTCTTATGAGAAATTTGAAGTGTTAGAAAAGTTTGAAATGATTGAAGACTTGTTAAAGCAACAACAAAGTGAATAAGAAATTTATCTTGATATTGGTTTTTCTCTTCGGAATGATAATCGTTCCACAGACGACCTACGCCCAAGTCGATTTTAACAAACGACCAGATGATGATTTAGGCAATGTGGAAGACGAATTTCAGGAGCATTTTTTTGAAGCCTTAAAGCAAAAAGGCATCGAAAATTATGATCGTGCTGTTGAAGCCCTTCAAAAATGTTTGAATCTCGATAGTAAAAAGCCAGTCATCTTTTTTGAGTTGGGTAAAAACTATAATAAACTCAAAAACTTTGGAGCAGCAGAAGAGAATCTAAAAAAAGCCATTAGCATGCAGCCTGATAATGTTTGGTTTTTAGATGAGCTTTACGATGTGTATTTTCAGCAAGACGATATTAAGAATGCTTTAAAAACCATTAAGCAACTAGTAAAATATCATCCCGATTATAAAGAAGATTTAGCAGCGCTTTACGTTAGAGAAGAAAAGTATAAGCTCGCTTTAGATTTATTAGATGAGTTAGATGCCGAATATGGATTGAGTGAATCTAGAGATGCCATGCGAAATGATATTTACAGTATCACAGGTAATGCGGATGATCGCATAGAAAACTTAGAACAACGTATTGCTAACAATCCTAGTAATGAAGATAATCACTTAAAGCTCATTTATAGATACAGTCAGACTGGCGATCATAAAAACGCTTATAAAGCTGCCCAAAATTTATTAAAAGCAAAGCCAGATTCTAAATTTGTGCATTTAGCCTTGTATAAGTTTTATCTTCAAGATGAAAAGGTGGATGACGCCATCAATTCTGTAAAAACAGTGTTGACCAGTCCAGAAATCAATGCAGATGCTAAAGCCAAAGTTCTTAAAGATTTTGTGGCTTTTGTAGCTAAAAATCCTGACTACGAAACGGATCTAATTGATATAACGTCGCTTATAGACGGTAATAAAGATGCACAAACACATAGCGATTTAGGGCACTATTATTTAAAAGCAGGTGATAAAGCAAAGGCCTTATCAAATTTTAAAGAAGCTTTAAAACAAAGTCCTAACGACTTTAAATTAATAAAAGATGTCTTATTACTTCAATTAGATATAAAGGACTATAATTCTGTTATAACGGACAGTGAACGTGCTTTAGAATTATATCCTGCGCAACCTATTTTATATTTGGTAAATGCTGTGGCTAATAATAATTTGAACGCACCGAAGAAAGCTATCGATAGTTTAGAAATGGGATTAGATTTTCTAATAGACAATCCTAATATGGAGGCTGATTTTTATTCCGAATTAAGCATTGCCTACAAAGCCTTAAATAATATTAGTAAATCTGAAGCGTTTGCTAAAAAGGCAAAAGCTTTAAAAGCCCAATAGATAATGAAGTTACCTCAAGTATATAAAAATTATAAACTTACCCTATGTGTCATTTTAATAACATTGGCATTTAGTTGTGGCTCTACCAAAAGTGTTATAGCATCAGGAGTGGCAAGCGATAAACTTTCGGCAAAGCAAGTGATAAAGCAGCACACTAAGAATGATATTGACTTTAAAACCTTAAAGGCGAGGGTGAAAATAGATATTACTCAAAATAACAATTCGCAAGGTGCTGGTTTTACACTTAGAATGGAAAAGGATAAGGTGATTTGGTTAAGTGAATCCATTTTAGGCATGGCACGTATGATGATTACACCAGATAAAGTAAAGTTTTATAATAAATTAGATAACGAATATTTTGACGGAGACTACAAGTTATTAAGTGATGTGGTAGGTATAGACCTAGATTTCATGAAAGTCCAAAACATCCTTTTAGGTCAGGCTATTTACGACCTTAACGACGAGCCTTATCAGGTTTCTGTTAATAATAATTCTTATGCTGTAAGCCCAAAAGATCAAAATGCATTGATAGAGTTATTTTATCTGATTAATCCGTCGCACTTTAAGATGGACAGCCTACAAATGCAACAAGCATTGGAAAAAAGAATGCTTCAGGTAGATTATTCGTCTTATCAAGAAGTTGATAAGCAAATTGTTCCAGAAAATATAAGGATAATTGCAGTTGAAGATACTAGCGAAGTTGCTATCACCATGGAATTTAAATCGGTATCTTTGAATGATGAAGTGCGTTTTCCGTTTAATATTCCTTCAGGTTATAAAGAAATTGAAATCAAATAATGACTAAAAATCGGTTTTATATAATTTTAGTGATTGGGCTTTTAATGTCCAGTTTTTCACTTTTTGCTCAAAGCGATAGACAAAAAGAGTTAGAGGCACAGCGTCAGCAAAAGTTAAGAGAGATTAAGCAAATTAATGCCTTATTATTTACCAAAAAGAAAGAGGAGAAGTCAGCTATTACACTTATTGAAGACATTAATTATAAAGTGAACGTTAGAAAAAATTTAATCAGAATTACTAACGAACAAGCCAACTTACTGACAAGAGAAATTAACGCGAATCAGAAGGAAATAACGAGCCTTAGAACACAACTACAAGAATTAAAAGATGATTATGCTGCTATGGTTGTAAAATCATATAAAAGTAAGTCAGAACAAAGTAAAGTGATGTTCTTACTGTCTTCGAGTAATTTTCAACAAGCTTATAAACGCCTTCAATACATAAGACAATATAGAGATTATCAGAAAGAACAAGGTGAAGCCATAAAACTTAAAACGAAAGAGTTACAGGAGCTAAATATTCAACTGTCCAAACAAAAGGAAGATAAGCAGAAGCTGGTTGAGGAGAATAGAATTGCTAAGCGCGAATTAGAAGGTGAACTAAAACAACGTGAAGTTTTAATGGCTTCTATTAAGTCTGATATGGGAAAATTTGCGTCTCAGATTAAACAGAAGAAGCAGGAAGCCGATCAATTAGATAAGGAGATAGACCGTTTAATTGCAGAAGCGATTGCGGCATCGAATAAAGAAGTTGGTACAAAATCATCAACAGGAAAATTTGTTTTAACTCCTGAAGCAAAAAAACTCGCGTCTAGTTTTGCAGCAAACAAAGGAAAATTAGGTTGGCCAGTAGCTAGAGGTGTTATTAAGGGAAAATTTGGTAAAACGCGTTCCTTAACGGATAGCTCAGTTGAAGTTAATCATTCGGGTGTAAAAATAGCAACAGAGCAAAATGCAGACGTTAAAGCAGTTTTTAATGGAGTAGTATCTTCGATTCATGTTATGAAAAGAGGAAATCCAACGATCTTAATAAGACATGGTGATTATTTAACGATTTACCATAACCTTGGAAAACTTTACGTAAAAAAAGGAGATAAAATTACAACAGGTCAGGTTATAGGTGAGGTTTTTAGTAATAAAATCACAGGAGAAACCCTTCTAGATTTTAGAATCTATAAAAACAATCTAAAATTGAATCCAGAATCTTGGTTAGCCAGACAGTAAATTAAAGCACTACTCAAAAAGCGCCTTTAACTCAGTGGCATCTGCAGGTTTCATTTTGCCGGCCAATACCAAACTCAATTGCTTACGACGCAAAGCAGCATCAAAACGTTGTTTTTCTAATTCTGTTTCAGGCACCAATTCAGGGACTCTTACAGGTCGTCCAATTTCATCTACAGCAACAAAAGTGTAAATAGCTTCATTGGCCTTAACACGCTCACCAGACTCTCTGTCTTCGATCCAAACATCCATATACACTTCCATAGAAGACGAAAAAGCTCTTGATACTTTAGCCTCAATCATTACCACACTTCCTAAAGGAACAGCTCTGTTAAATGCGACGTGATTTACGGTCGCCGTTACCACAATACGTCTTGAGTGTCGTCTTGCGGAAATACTAGCTGCTCTGTCCATACGCGCTAATAGTTCACCACCAAATAAGTTGTTGAGTGGATTAGTTTCGCTTGGTAATACCAAATCGGTACTAATGGTTTTAGACTGAAATGCGGTTCTAGATAGCATAAGAATTTTAAAATTTGTGTAAAGATAGAGCGATTTTAGTATAGAGGAGTATGATTACTAGTAAAAGT encodes:
- a CDS encoding oligosaccharide flippase family protein encodes the protein MSGFKSLFKQTFIYGLATVLPRMLSFILVPLYTDPAVLSVEEYGRVSFIFAYFVLFNVVLAYGMETAFFRFFNKEDNQDKVTSTSAISLILSSFALLGIAFLFRNQISTLINIELQYLNLVFVILLLDALVIIPFAWLRATARPMRYAILKILNVAVNLGLNVFLLLYLKDLAEGNSVLDQIYKPDFEISYIFISNLIASGLTLLLLLPFYTKIKFTFDSILWKKMMRYALPVLIAGVAYSVNETFDRILLDYLLDPAVAEKQIGMYSACYKLALFMTLFATAFRLGIEPYFFSHSKTENPQKNYAKILEYFVALGSVILLVVIVFADLLKSYIILSEAYYEAMWIVPFILLANFCLGIYHNLSVWYKITDRTKYGAYISIAGAIVTLALNYILIPVIGFKGSAIATLSAYLLMMVLSFYYGRKYYPIPYNLKKIGLYLVVSTLFSFIFFYNYRENYMIGIAMLIVFLGLVILLEKKELKQVLKR
- the dut gene encoding dUTP diphosphatase yields the protein MKIKIINKSSHALPHYETIASAGMDLRANLSESRILKPLERSIVGTGLYIELPVGIEAQVRPRSGLAAKQGITVLNAPGTIDADYRGEIGVILVNLSNEDFTINNGERIAQLVIAKHERAEWLDSIELSDTDRGEGGFGSTGVG
- a CDS encoding GIY-YIG nuclease family protein; translation: MKYWYVYIMANKPNGVIYIGVTDNIEERVKEHKLKVYPKSFTAKYNCDKLVYFEDFENGKEAEKREKNFKKWKRVWKVELIEEMNPSWSDLSTNWNLNFNKIRDK
- a CDS encoding sugar phosphate nucleotidyltransferase; amino-acid sequence: MKIIVPMAGRGSRLRPHSLTVPKPLIPVAGQPIVHRLVKDIAKVLKQPIEEIAFVLGDPAFFGDDVVDSLTELAEGLGAKASIYRQDQPLGTGHAIMSAKPSLSGPAVIAYADTLIRAEFDLDPTADSVIWTKCVANPEAYGVVKLDDDKNIVELVEKPETFVSDQAVIGIYYFKDVADLKDKLQEVLDENVMNGGEYQINDGIKRMMADGKIFKTGTVDEWMDCGNKAVTLETNAKMLGFLKADNEEQLIDDSVVLENSKIIEPCYIGKGTVLKNTTIGPYVSIGKNCVIENTTVKNSLIQNQTTIKNANLDEAMIGNHVKYNGEFTKISIGDYTIME
- a CDS encoding antibiotic biosynthesis monooxygenase family protein, with product MYIVLYTITVKPNQEDNFIEAWKGLTTLIYKYEGSLGSRLHKKDALNFFAYAQWPDKNTFDNAGNNLPEEANYFRNIMKASYEKFEVLEKFEMIEDLLKQQQSE
- a CDS encoding tetratricopeptide repeat protein, producing MNKKFILILVFLFGMIIVPQTTYAQVDFNKRPDDDLGNVEDEFQEHFFEALKQKGIENYDRAVEALQKCLNLDSKKPVIFFELGKNYNKLKNFGAAEENLKKAISMQPDNVWFLDELYDVYFQQDDIKNALKTIKQLVKYHPDYKEDLAALYVREEKYKLALDLLDELDAEYGLSESRDAMRNDIYSITGNADDRIENLEQRIANNPSNEDNHLKLIYRYSQTGDHKNAYKAAQNLLKAKPDSKFVHLALYKFYLQDEKVDDAINSVKTVLTSPEINADAKAKVLKDFVAFVAKNPDYETDLIDITSLIDGNKDAQTHSDLGHYYLKAGDKAKALSNFKEALKQSPNDFKLIKDVLLLQLDIKDYNSVITDSERALELYPAQPILYLVNAVANNNLNAPKKAIDSLEMGLDFLIDNPNMEADFYSELSIAYKALNNISKSEAFAKKAKALKAQ
- a CDS encoding DUF4292 domain-containing protein; its protein translation is MKLPQVYKNYKLTLCVILITLAFSCGSTKSVIASGVASDKLSAKQVIKQHTKNDIDFKTLKARVKIDITQNNNSQGAGFTLRMEKDKVIWLSESILGMARMMITPDKVKFYNKLDNEYFDGDYKLLSDVVGIDLDFMKVQNILLGQAIYDLNDEPYQVSVNNNSYAVSPKDQNALIELFYLINPSHFKMDSLQMQQALEKRMLQVDYSSYQEVDKQIVPENIRIIAVEDTSEVAITMEFKSVSLNDEVRFPFNIPSGYKEIEIK
- a CDS encoding murein hydrolase activator EnvC family protein; the protein is MTKNRFYIILVIGLLMSSFSLFAQSDRQKELEAQRQQKLREIKQINALLFTKKKEEKSAITLIEDINYKVNVRKNLIRITNEQANLLTREINANQKEITSLRTQLQELKDDYAAMVVKSYKSKSEQSKVMFLLSSSNFQQAYKRLQYIRQYRDYQKEQGEAIKLKTKELQELNIQLSKQKEDKQKLVEENRIAKRELEGELKQREVLMASIKSDMGKFASQIKQKKQEADQLDKEIDRLIAEAIAASNKEVGTKSSTGKFVLTPEAKKLASSFAANKGKLGWPVARGVIKGKFGKTRSLTDSSVEVNHSGVKIATEQNADVKAVFNGVVSSIHVMKRGNPTILIRHGDYLTIYHNLGKLYVKKGDKITTGQVIGEVFSNKITGETLLDFRIYKNNLKLNPESWLARQ
- a CDS encoding acyl-CoA thioesterase, translating into MLSRTAFQSKTISTDLVLPSETNPLNNLFGGELLARMDRAASISARRHSRRIVVTATVNHVAFNRAVPLGSVVMIEAKVSRAFSSSMEVYMDVWIEDRESGERVKANEAIYTFVAVDEIGRPVRVPELVPETELEKQRFDAALRRKQLSLVLAGKMKPADATELKALFE